A part of Halobaculum sp. MBLA0143 genomic DNA contains:
- a CDS encoding ferredoxin → MSDLDAEVQTADDYGGDGPPVAEKPYKIIFEANACFGAGKCAEVSDTWSMDITTGMAKPETYYIDEDDLDHNVRAAEVCPAKKDDGCIHVVDRRTGEEIAPDPHGDGTLSVDW, encoded by the coding sequence ATGAGCGATCTCGACGCCGAGGTGCAGACGGCAGACGACTACGGCGGTGACGGCCCGCCGGTTGCAGAGAAGCCGTACAAGATCATCTTCGAGGCGAACGCCTGTTTCGGCGCCGGGAAGTGTGCCGAGGTGTCCGACACCTGGAGTATGGACATCACCACGGGGATGGCGAAGCCGGAGACGTACTACATCGACGAGGACGACCTGGACCACAACGTTCGCGCCGCCGAGGTGTGTCCCGCGAAGAAGGACGACGGCTGTATCCACGTCGTCGACCGCCGCACCGGCGAGGAGATCGCCCCCGACCCACACGGCGACGGGACGTTGAGCGTGGACTGGTGA
- a CDS encoding DUF424 domain-containing protein, producing MTVVVTVRETPEGTLVAAADNDCLGETYEDGAVSLTVEESFYAGDGAEELEPEAAVERVRDGDTANLVGEACVEAALAAGVVDESGVLEVDGTLHAQVVWL from the coding sequence ATGACCGTCGTCGTGACGGTCCGGGAGACCCCAGAGGGGACACTCGTCGCGGCCGCAGACAACGACTGTCTGGGCGAGACGTACGAGGACGGCGCGGTGTCGCTCACCGTCGAGGAGTCCTTCTACGCCGGCGACGGGGCAGAAGAGCTCGAACCGGAGGCGGCCGTCGAACGGGTGCGCGACGGCGACACCGCCAACCTCGTCGGCGAGGCGTGTGTGGAGGCCGCCCTGGCGGCAGGGGTGGTCGACGAGAGCGGTGTGCTGGAGGTGGACGGCACGCTCCACGCACAGGTCGTCTGGCTGTGA
- a CDS encoding DUF433 domain-containing protein, with protein MSDSLGPSFDYPEETYLLSGETVRIVCTDGVLDGKPRVDGHRVAVHYVYAKHERGRTVEELREGVYSELSEQEIRAAVKYANEHPDVLEDVARIEEAEWRQLGRQSADEG; from the coding sequence ATGAGTGACTCCCTCGGACCGTCGTTCGACTACCCGGAGGAGACGTACTTGTTGTCGGGGGAGACGGTCCGGATCGTCTGTACCGACGGCGTGTTGGACGGTAAGCCACGGGTCGACGGCCACCGTGTGGCCGTCCACTACGTCTACGCCAAACACGAGCGCGGCCGTACTGTCGAGGAACTGCGCGAAGGGGTCTACTCCGAGCTGTCCGAACAGGAGATTCGCGCCGCGGTGAAGTACGCGAACGAACACCCGGACGTGTTGGAGGACGTGGCCCGCATCGAGGAGGCGGAGTGGCGACAGCTCGGGCGTCAGTCCGCCGACGAAGGGTGA
- a CDS encoding SAM-dependent methyltransferase, protein MSNRDEYYNRAKQEGYRARSAYKLQQIDDAENVLGYGDTVVDLGAAPGGWLQVAAERVGDAGLVVGVDRQAIEPLADHDNVETVRGDMTAERTRDRLRDTLGVPGVGPNDRREQSSLGSASELRASDEIDTTDDDGEPTDRQSDDGDDRQADGRERPDGPAARPADVVVSDMAPNVSGEYELDHARSIHLARQALETALTVLSPGGDFVVKVFDGRELAGFREEAAESFEYVRSLDPEASRPESSERYLIGKGRVDAPVTEGERREVEITAVGDEGDGIATVDGYTVFVPGGEPGQTVSVTIVDVKPRFGFAELID, encoded by the coding sequence ATGTCGAACCGCGACGAGTACTACAACCGCGCCAAACAGGAGGGCTACCGCGCCCGCTCGGCGTACAAGCTCCAACAGATCGACGACGCCGAGAACGTCCTCGGCTACGGCGACACGGTCGTCGACCTGGGGGCAGCGCCGGGCGGGTGGCTCCAGGTGGCCGCCGAGCGGGTCGGCGACGCCGGACTCGTCGTCGGTGTCGACCGGCAGGCGATCGAGCCGTTGGCGGACCACGACAACGTGGAGACGGTCCGGGGTGACATGACGGCCGAGCGCACCCGCGACCGGCTCCGTGACACCTTGGGCGTCCCGGGAGTGGGGCCGAACGACCGCCGCGAGCAGTCGAGCCTGGGGTCGGCCAGCGAGCTCCGGGCCAGCGACGAGATCGACACGACGGACGACGACGGCGAGCCGACCGACCGCCAGTCGGACGACGGGGACGACCGCCAGGCCGACGGCCGCGAACGGCCGGACGGGCCGGCGGCCCGACCGGCCGACGTGGTCGTGTCGGACATGGCGCCGAACGTCTCCGGCGAGTACGAACTCGACCACGCGCGGTCGATTCACCTGGCGCGACAGGCGTTGGAGACGGCGCTGACGGTGTTGTCGCCGGGCGGAGACTTCGTCGTGAAGGTGTTCGACGGCCGCGAGCTCGCCGGGTTCCGCGAGGAGGCAGCGGAGTCGTTCGAGTACGTCCGGTCGCTCGACCCGGAGGCCTCCCGGCCGGAGTCGTCCGAGCGGTACCTGATCGGGAAGGGCCGCGTGGACGCCCCCGTGACGGAGGGGGAGCGCCGCGAAGTGGAGATCACGGCCGTGGGCGACGAGGGCGACGGGATCGCCACCGTCGACGGCTACACGGTGTTCGTCCCCGGCGGCGAGCCCGGCCAGACGGTGTCGGTGACGATCGTCGACGTGAAGCCACGATTCGGCTTCGCCGAGCTGATCGACTGA
- the rpiA gene encoding ribose-5-phosphate isomerase RpiA — MKSTDGARAAKTAAGERAAQAVSDGDTVGLGTGSTAAAAIRALGDRVADGLSVTAVATSHQSRALAREVGVPLTALSDTARLDVAIDGADEVALPDGGEPLVTAPPLVKGGGAAHAREKVVAAAADRYLVVVDDTKLSPTLSHPVPVELLPAAEATATRRLRESGADPTLRAAERKDGPVVTDNGNVVVDCAFGEVTAPAERAAEIAAIPGVVEHGLFPGVADSVVVGRPDGDATVRPVK; from the coding sequence ATGAAGTCGACGGACGGTGCCCGCGCGGCCAAGACCGCCGCGGGCGAGCGTGCTGCACAGGCCGTCTCCGACGGCGACACCGTCGGCCTCGGCACCGGCTCCACCGCCGCGGCCGCGATCCGAGCGCTGGGCGACCGGGTCGCAGACGGCCTCTCCGTCACTGCCGTGGCGACCTCCCACCAGTCCCGGGCGCTCGCCCGCGAGGTCGGCGTCCCGCTGACGGCGCTGTCGGACACGGCCCGGCTCGACGTGGCTATCGACGGCGCAGACGAGGTGGCTCTCCCCGACGGCGGCGAGCCGCTGGTAACGGCCCCGCCGCTGGTCAAAGGGGGCGGCGCCGCCCACGCCCGCGAGAAGGTGGTCGCCGCCGCGGCAGACCGGTACCTCGTCGTCGTCGACGACACCAAACTGTCGCCGACGCTGTCACACCCCGTCCCCGTCGAACTGCTGCCGGCCGCGGAGGCGACGGCGACCCGCCGACTCCGCGAGTCGGGCGCCGACCCGACGCTCCGGGCCGCAGAGCGGAAGGACGGCCCGGTCGTCACCGACAACGGGAACGTAGTCGTCGACTGCGCGTTCGGCGAGGTGACGGCCCCCGCCGAACGCGCCGCCGAGATCGCCGCGATCCCGGGTGTCGTCGAACACGGACTGTTCCCCGGAGTCGCCGACAGCGTCGTCGTCGGCCGACCGGACGGCGACGCGACTGTCCGACCGGTGAAATAA
- a CDS encoding PaaI family thioesterase, with amino-acid sequence MADDHVPLDEEHADLMAAFVEAHGFLSWLNLEVEDLERGRIVMSVPYDEKLVNPGSQVGSIHGGVAASLIDTASGFALRSTFDDPTTGSLATTDLNVTYLRPATNDLRVEAEVLRAGDSMGFTDTLVTSVAPDGETKEIAVGRTSYRLFR; translated from the coding sequence ATGGCAGACGACCACGTCCCGTTGGACGAGGAGCACGCGGACCTGATGGCGGCGTTCGTCGAGGCACACGGCTTCCTGTCGTGGCTGAACCTCGAGGTCGAGGACCTGGAGCGCGGCCGGATCGTCATGTCCGTCCCGTACGACGAGAAGCTGGTCAACCCCGGGTCGCAGGTCGGGTCGATCCACGGCGGCGTCGCGGCCTCGCTGATCGACACCGCCTCCGGGTTCGCGCTGCGGTCGACGTTCGACGACCCCACGACCGGGTCGTTGGCGACGACCGACCTGAACGTCACCTACCTCCGGCCGGCGACGAACGATCTCCGGGTGGAGGCGGAGGTGTTGCGCGCCGGCGACTCGATGGGGTTCACCGACACGCTCGTCACGAGCGTCGCGCCGGACGGCGAGACGAAAGAGATCGCCGTCGGCCGGACCTCCTACCGGTTGTTCCGGTAG
- a CDS encoding DNA polymerase sliding clamp: protein MFTAIVSASTLRDALDSVSVLVDECKIRLNEDELVIRAVDPANVGMVDLTLEAAAFEAYEADGGVIGVNLGRLEDIASMADSGDLIHMELDEETRKLEVRIDGLSYTLALIDPDSIREEPDIPDLDLPAEIVPEGAQIDRGITAADMVSDYIQLRVDEAEESFVIEAEGDTDDVDFVLEREDLVDITPGAADSLFSLDYLKDMNKAIPNDAEVRVELGDDFPVKMHYDFAEGLGHVTFMLAPRIQGD from the coding sequence ATGTTCACGGCGATCGTGAGCGCGTCGACCCTCCGGGACGCGCTCGACTCGGTGAGCGTGTTGGTCGACGAGTGCAAGATCCGGTTGAACGAGGACGAGCTCGTGATCCGTGCGGTCGACCCCGCCAACGTCGGGATGGTCGACCTCACGCTGGAGGCGGCGGCGTTCGAGGCCTACGAGGCCGACGGCGGTGTCATCGGCGTGAACCTCGGCCGACTGGAGGACATCGCCTCGATGGCCGACAGCGGCGACCTGATCCACATGGAGCTAGACGAGGAGACTCGCAAGCTGGAGGTCCGCATCGACGGGCTGTCGTACACGCTGGCACTGATCGATCCGGACTCCATCCGGGAGGAGCCGGACATTCCGGACCTGGACCTGCCGGCGGAGATCGTCCCGGAGGGTGCCCAGATCGACCGTGGGATCACTGCCGCCGACATGGTGTCCGACTACATCCAGCTCCGTGTCGACGAGGCCGAGGAGTCGTTCGTCATCGAGGCGGAGGGTGACACGGACGACGTCGACTTCGTCCTGGAGCGCGAAGACCTGGTGGACATCACCCCCGGCGCCGCCGACTCGCTGTTCTCGCTGGACTACCTGAAGGACATGAACAAGGCGATTCCCAACGACGCCGAGGTTCGGGTGGAGCTCGGCGACGACTTCCCCGTGAAGATGCACTACGACTTCGCCGAAGGGCTGGGACACGTCACCTTCATGCTCGCGCCGCGGATTCAGGGCGACTGA
- the larB gene encoding nickel pincer cofactor biosynthesis protein LarB — translation MRETLAAVAAGELTPAEAEARIRGYTTISDGDRSARFDAARQGRRGVPEGILAEGKTAAEVAAVTERAVETTGRAVVTRVDDTTADRVREAVTATHPDATVERDERARTVVVHAADFEPPSVDGTVAVVAAGLADAHAAGEAAVIAREAGPTVERYDDVGVANLDRALDVVPALREADAVVVAAGREGALPTVIAGRLDTPVIGLPVSAGYGAGGDGHAALLGLLQSCTVLSVVNVDAGFVAGAQAALIARP, via the coding sequence ATGCGCGAGACACTCGCGGCCGTCGCAGCGGGGGAGCTCACTCCGGCGGAGGCGGAGGCACGGATCAGGGGGTACACGACGATCTCCGACGGGGACCGGAGCGCGCGGTTCGACGCCGCCCGCCAGGGCCGTCGTGGAGTTCCGGAGGGGATCCTCGCCGAGGGGAAGACGGCCGCGGAGGTGGCCGCCGTGACGGAGCGGGCCGTCGAGACGACCGGTCGTGCGGTCGTCACCAGAGTCGACGACACCACCGCCGACCGGGTTCGCGAGGCCGTCACGGCGACTCACCCGGACGCGACCGTGGAGCGAGACGAGCGTGCCCGGACGGTGGTGGTCCACGCCGCCGACTTCGAGCCGCCGTCCGTCGACGGGACGGTCGCCGTCGTCGCCGCGGGGCTGGCGGACGCCCACGCGGCCGGCGAGGCGGCGGTGATCGCCCGCGAGGCCGGCCCGACGGTGGAGCGGTACGACGACGTGGGTGTCGCCAACTTGGACCGTGCGCTGGACGTGGTCCCGGCGCTGCGCGAGGCGGACGCGGTCGTCGTCGCCGCCGGCCGCGAGGGGGCGCTCCCGACGGTGATCGCCGGCCGACTCGACACCCCCGTGATCGGGCTCCCGGTGTCGGCCGGCTACGGTGCCGGCGGCGACGGCCACGCCGCACTCCTGGGGCTGCTCCAGTCGTGTACGGTGTTGTCCGTCGTCAACGTGGACGCCGGCTTCGTCGCCGGGGCACAGGCGGCGCTGATCGCACGGCCGTGA
- a CDS encoding phosphoglucomutase/phosphomannomutase family protein, with product MDTDAIAFGTDGWRDTLAEFTDERVRAVGQAVADYLADAGETDGPVLVGYDARPTSEGFAESLADVLAGNGFDVLLPERDRPTPLVAYGIVDRDAVGALVVTASHNPPEYNGVKFVPGDGAPALPAVTDEIVARLRAADPDATGDDRGSVRRVDLQTPHADNARRLVARYLDDTPAVADGIPDLNGLEVAYDAIHGSGRGVTDALLADAGADVHRLRTEADPEFGGASPEPSAEYLDELVERVRSGPATLGIANDGDADRLAIVTPDRGVVDENLLYAATYDALLSAETGPAVRTVSTTFLIDRIAAAHDTETVETRVGFKWVAEAMAESDALIGGEESGGFSVRGHVREKDGVTLALLAAAIHAVEPYDNRIDRIEAEHGRIVADKVSVDCPDDAKTAVVDRLGDRIPDRVADRAVDDVVTVDGFKLLFEDGSWLLVRPSGTEPKVRVYAEAGDEAATDAIVADGRELVASVVAEVVGE from the coding sequence ATGGACACCGACGCCATCGCCTTCGGGACGGACGGCTGGCGGGACACGCTGGCGGAGTTCACGGACGAACGGGTCCGGGCGGTCGGGCAGGCGGTCGCCGACTACCTCGCGGACGCGGGGGAGACGGACGGTCCGGTGCTCGTCGGCTACGACGCCAGACCGACCTCGGAGGGGTTCGCGGAGTCGTTGGCGGACGTGCTCGCCGGCAACGGCTTCGACGTGCTCCTCCCGGAGCGTGACCGCCCGACGCCGTTGGTCGCCTACGGCATCGTCGACCGCGACGCCGTCGGCGCGCTCGTGGTGACGGCCTCTCACAACCCGCCGGAGTACAACGGCGTGAAGTTCGTCCCCGGGGACGGCGCGCCGGCGCTGCCGGCCGTCACCGACGAGATCGTCGCCAGACTCCGCGCCGCCGACCCGGACGCGACCGGCGACGACCGGGGGAGTGTCCGACGGGTCGACCTCCAGACCCCCCACGCCGACAACGCTCGCCGGCTCGTCGCCCGCTACCTCGACGACACCCCGGCGGTCGCGGACGGCATCCCCGATCTGAACGGGCTCGAGGTCGCGTACGACGCGATCCACGGCAGCGGCCGCGGCGTCACGGACGCGCTCCTGGCAGACGCCGGCGCGGACGTTCACCGGCTCCGGACGGAGGCGGACCCGGAGTTCGGCGGCGCTTCCCCCGAGCCGTCGGCGGAGTACCTCGACGAACTGGTCGAGCGCGTCCGCTCCGGCCCGGCGACGCTGGGGATTGCCAACGACGGCGACGCCGACCGACTGGCGATCGTCACGCCCGACCGAGGGGTCGTCGACGAGAACCTCTTGTACGCCGCGACGTACGACGCGCTGCTCTCCGCCGAGACCGGGCCGGCGGTGCGGACCGTCTCGACGACGTTCCTGATCGACCGGATCGCCGCCGCACACGACACGGAGACTGTCGAGACCCGGGTCGGGTTCAAGTGGGTCGCGGAGGCGATGGCGGAGTCGGACGCCCTGATCGGCGGCGAGGAGTCCGGCGGCTTCTCCGTCCGTGGCCACGTCCGCGAGAAGGACGGCGTCACGCTCGCGTTGTTGGCGGCCGCGATCCACGCCGTCGAGCCGTACGACAACCGGATCGACCGGATCGAGGCGGAACACGGTCGGATCGTCGCCGACAAGGTCAGCGTCGACTGCCCGGACGACGCCAAGACCGCCGTGGTCGACCGGCTCGGCGACCGGATTCCGGACCGTGTCGCCGACCGCGCCGTCGACGACGTGGTGACGGTCGACGGCTTCAAACTCCTGTTCGAGGACGGCAGTTGGCTGTTGGTCCGCCCCAGCGGCACGGAGCCGAAGGTGCGGGTGTACGCCGAGGCCGGCGACGAGGCGGCGACGGACGCGATCGTCGCCGACGGCCGCGAACTCGTCGCGTCTGTCGTCGCCGAGGTCGTCGGGGAGTGA
- a CDS encoding DUF1931 family protein, with the protein MADHIIKAAVKEYLDEKNVASDFYDALDEEVAELLDDAARRAEANDRKTVQPRDL; encoded by the coding sequence ATGGCGGATCACATTATCAAGGCAGCCGTCAAGGAGTACCTGGACGAAAAGAACGTCGCGTCGGACTTCTACGACGCACTCGACGAGGAAGTCGCGGAGCTCCTCGACGACGCAGCGCGGCGTGCGGAGGCGAACGACCGGAAGACGGTCCAGCCGCGCGACCTGTAG
- a CDS encoding winged-helix domain-containing protein: protein MSQGRDDAGRFNETVSDQEILKIFDYEDDPVLTAEEVATGLQRFDVQLTTEGVRRRLQTMADAGLVSRKTLGARAVGWWAEVAPELGIETEAVVDERADADEWREL from the coding sequence ATGAGTCAGGGACGTGACGACGCCGGCCGCTTCAACGAGACCGTGTCGGATCAAGAGATTCTCAAGATTTTCGACTACGAGGACGACCCGGTGTTGACTGCCGAAGAGGTCGCAACGGGGCTCCAACGGTTCGACGTCCAGTTGACGACGGAAGGAGTCCGTCGGCGACTCCAGACGATGGCCGACGCCGGACTCGTCTCCCGGAAGACGTTGGGTGCTCGTGCCGTCGGTTGGTGGGCGGAGGTCGCACCCGAACTCGGTATCGAGACCGAGGCCGTCGTCGACGAGCGAGCAGACGCCGACGAGTGGCGAGAACTGTGA
- a CDS encoding HAD family hydrolase produces the protein MSDTAVWFDLDGTLLAVDDYGKILERACGAVGLEGETRTDFVAAYQETFLDQFQALEPEPYADAARAGADAAGVDVDPATFADELLTAECAGTRVPTAVRECLERLGDDHPVGVLTNGVTDWQTEKLAHHDLREPLDAVVVSQAAGAHKPRVAPFEAAEAVVAADEHWMVGDDREADVDGARTAGWHGVHVAGPQAVPEAVEEL, from the coding sequence ATGTCGGACACCGCCGTCTGGTTCGACCTCGACGGGACACTCCTCGCCGTGGACGACTACGGCAAGATTCTCGAACGCGCCTGTGGTGCGGTCGGACTGGAGGGGGAGACTCGGACCGACTTCGTTGCTGCCTACCAGGAGACGTTTCTCGACCAGTTCCAGGCGTTGGAGCCGGAGCCGTACGCGGACGCCGCCCGCGCCGGTGCCGACGCGGCGGGCGTCGACGTGGACCCGGCGACGTTCGCCGACGAACTCCTCACCGCGGAGTGTGCCGGCACGCGGGTGCCGACGGCCGTTCGCGAGTGTCTGGAACGGCTGGGCGACGACCACCCCGTCGGCGTGTTGACCAACGGCGTGACGGACTGGCAGACGGAGAAGCTGGCCCACCACGACCTCCGGGAGCCGTTGGACGCGGTCGTCGTGAGCCAGGCGGCCGGCGCCCACAAGCCACGAGTCGCGCCGTTCGAGGCCGCGGAGGCGGTGGTCGCGGCCGACGAGCACTGGATGGTCGGTGACGACCGCGAGGCGGACGTGGACGGTGCCCGCACCGCGGGCTGGCACGGCGTCCACGTCGCCGGCCCGCAGGCGGTCCCCGAAGCCGTCGAAGAGCTGTAG
- a CDS encoding GIY-YIG nuclease family protein: MSDHYVYVLSCADGTLYTGYTTEPARRVAEHDAGEGAKYTRGRTPVELVHVERHDSRSAALSREHEVKSLSRADKETLVASDHGLDPAAFRE, translated from the coding sequence GTGAGCGACCACTACGTCTACGTCCTGTCGTGTGCCGACGGGACGCTCTACACCGGCTACACCACGGAGCCAGCCCGCCGCGTCGCCGAACACGACGCCGGCGAGGGAGCGAAGTACACCCGGGGCCGCACTCCCGTCGAACTCGTCCACGTCGAACGGCACGACTCCCGGTCTGCGGCGCTGTCCCGCGAGCACGAGGTGAAGTCGCTGTCTCGGGCGGACAAGGAGACGCTCGTTGCGAGCGACCACGGACTCGACCCGGCGGCGTTCCGCGAGTGA
- a CDS encoding type II toxin-antitoxin system RelE/ParE family toxin, with product MATVLLHPDVEQRLDDLPNDIESRVRSKLDDAGTNPERHLKPLRGREEYSLRIGKRRAIVDWLRAEDELRVLALDTRDAVYD from the coding sequence ATGGCGACTGTGTTGCTACACCCGGACGTCGAACAGCGGCTCGACGACCTCCCGAACGACATCGAGTCACGGGTCCGATCGAAGCTGGACGACGCTGGAACGAATCCCGAGCGCCACCTGAAACCCCTGCGCGGTCGTGAGGAGTACTCACTACGAATCGGCAAACGCAGGGCAATTGTCGACTGGCTCCGGGCAGAAGACGAGCTCCGAGTGTTGGCACTCGACACGCGTGACGCCGTCTACGACTGA
- a CDS encoding proline dehydrogenase family protein, which yields MIPPVASQFVAGEEPATAFEHTRRANEDGVAVILNLLGEHYHERPPADADTAAYEQLVADLGETELDGCVSVKPSQLGLDVGPDVFRENYRRVVAAGDEHDVFVWCDMEDATTTDTTLDAFEELAHEFDGGVGLCVQANLRRTRADLERLVDVPGKIRLVKGAYDEGEEISYTEKAEVDEAYRENLTYLFKNRDEGIGVGSHDPEMIAYAQELQERHGGEFEVQMLMGVREDAQRRLAAEGHEVWQYAPYGAKWLSYFYRRVRERKENLTFAARAVLGV from the coding sequence GTGATTCCACCAGTCGCCAGCCAGTTCGTCGCCGGGGAGGAACCGGCGACGGCGTTCGAGCACACGCGGCGCGCCAACGAGGACGGGGTGGCGGTGATCCTCAACCTCTTGGGTGAACACTACCACGAGCGGCCCCCGGCGGACGCCGACACGGCGGCCTACGAGCAGCTCGTCGCGGACCTCGGCGAGACGGAGCTCGACGGCTGTGTGTCCGTGAAACCCTCGCAGTTGGGGCTCGACGTGGGGCCGGACGTGTTCCGGGAGAACTACCGTCGGGTCGTGGCTGCCGGTGACGAGCACGACGTGTTCGTCTGGTGTGACATGGAGGACGCCACGACGACGGACACGACGCTAGACGCCTTCGAGGAGTTGGCCCACGAGTTCGACGGCGGAGTCGGACTCTGTGTCCAGGCGAACCTCCGGCGAACCCGGGCGGACCTGGAGCGACTCGTCGACGTGCCGGGGAAGATCCGGCTCGTGAAGGGCGCCTACGACGAGGGCGAGGAGATCTCCTACACGGAGAAGGCGGAGGTAGACGAGGCGTACCGCGAGAACCTGACGTACCTGTTCAAGAACCGAGACGAAGGGATCGGCGTCGGCAGCCACGACCCGGAGATGATCGCGTACGCCCAGGAGCTCCAAGAGCGTCACGGCGGGGAGTTCGAGGTGCAGATGCTGATGGGTGTCCGAGAGGACGCACAACGCCGGCTCGCAGCCGAGGGCCACGAGGTGTGGCAGTACGCCCCGTACGGCGCGAAGTGGCTGTCGTACTTCTACCGTCGAGTGCGCGAGCGCAAGGAGAATCTCACGTTCGCCGCCCGGGCCGTGTTGGGCGTCTGA
- a CDS encoding NADPH-dependent FMN reductase: MADSPRVVAVCGSRREGSYTRAALQYALAGAADAGAEAELLNLGDPGLDLPLYHPGHDPEETGDVAAALERVRTADGVVVGSPVYHGSYSSTFRSFHDWCSFDEYDDTAVGLLATAGGGTFSSTLDHMRVTVRGVHGWVIPHQVGVRNASSQFVDRTETTDGDGVDAAYVFDDESLRDRTERLGREVTTAATRLFGEE, from the coding sequence ATGGCAGACTCACCGCGTGTCGTCGCCGTCTGCGGCTCCCGCCGCGAGGGGAGCTACACTCGGGCGGCGCTCCAGTACGCGCTCGCCGGTGCGGCCGACGCCGGCGCCGAGGCGGAACTACTCAACCTGGGCGACCCAGGGCTGGACCTCCCGCTGTACCACCCGGGCCACGATCCCGAAGAGACGGGCGACGTGGCGGCCGCGCTGGAACGGGTTCGGACCGCGGACGGTGTCGTCGTAGGGTCGCCGGTGTACCACGGCTCGTACTCCTCTACGTTCCGGAGCTTCCACGACTGGTGTTCGTTCGACGAGTACGACGACACCGCAGTCGGGTTGTTGGCGACGGCGGGCGGCGGCACCTTCTCCAGCACGCTCGACCACATGCGGGTGACTGTCCGCGGCGTTCACGGCTGGGTGATCCCACACCAGGTCGGGGTTCGCAACGCCTCCTCGCAGTTCGTCGACCGGACGGAGACGACCGACGGCGACGGCGTGGACGCGGCGTACGTGTTCGACGACGAGAGCCTCCGCGACCGGACGGAACGACTCGGCCGCGAGGTGACGACGGCCGCGACACGACTGTTCGGCGAGGAGTAG
- a CDS encoding DUF502 domain-containing protein: MTTWKRDFASGLVVITPLLVIVFVIGWVYTQLSSLGVPKITGTPSWLPTEVAQVLVALVVFVLLVFSAGYLMRTTAGRVLEGVIDDTINRVPGLRVVYNASKLAIETALTGTDELQTPVKIEPWPGMRMTAFKTGQTTTDGRETVFLPTAPNITTGFVIEVDPDDITETDERVEEALTRILSAGFGEQDTGVPIDVENAGDGSSPAPTEVDVDVSEAGDQASDGGDRDGDDWA, from the coding sequence ATGACTACTTGGAAGCGAGACTTCGCCAGCGGTCTGGTCGTGATCACCCCCCTGTTGGTGATCGTCTTCGTCATCGGGTGGGTGTACACACAGCTCTCCTCGTTGGGCGTGCCGAAGATCACCGGCACACCCTCCTGGCTGCCGACGGAGGTCGCGCAGGTGCTCGTCGCACTCGTCGTGTTCGTCCTGCTCGTCTTCTCCGCGGGCTACCTGATGCGGACGACCGCCGGCCGGGTGTTGGAAGGGGTGATCGACGATACGATCAACCGAGTCCCGGGGCTGCGAGTGGTGTACAACGCCTCGAAGCTGGCCATCGAGACCGCGCTCACCGGGACGGACGAGCTCCAGACCCCGGTGAAGATCGAGCCGTGGCCGGGAATGCGGATGACCGCGTTCAAGACGGGACAGACGACCACCGACGGCCGCGAGACCGTGTTCCTGCCGACCGCACCCAACATCACCACCGGGTTCGTCATCGAGGTCGACCCGGACGACATCACGGAGACCGACGAGCGCGTCGAGGAGGCGCTGACACGTATCCTCTCTGCCGGCTTCGGCGAGCAAGACACCGGCGTCCCCATCGACGTAGAGAACGCCGGCGACGGGTCGAGCCCGGCGCCGACGGAGGTGGACGTGGACGTGAGCGAGGCGGGCGATCAAGCGAGTGACGGGGGCGACCGCGACGGCGACGACTGGGCGTGA